ACGATCTGGTCGGACGAGCTCTACGGCGACTGCCCGGCGTGGATCCGGGAAGAAGCCGAGCGGCGCCGATACGATCTCCATCTCCTCTGCGACGTGGACGTGCCCTGGGTCGACGACGTCCACCGCTATCGCCCCGAGGACCGCCGCGCCTTCTTCGACGCGTGTGAGCGCGCGCTCACGACACGCGGGCGGCCCTACGTCGTCATCCGCGGCGACTGGGCCGAGCGAGAGGCCGCCGCGCTCGAGGCGGTGCGCGCGCTCCTCTCCGAGGGCTGATCGGCGCGCTCGATCGCGCGGTCGAGCAGCGAGCGGAGGGCGTACATCTCCTCGGCTCCGAGCCCCTGGCCGATGAAGGTCGCGCCGTAGACGAACCCGCCGAGCGCGAGCGCGACGGGGATGGCGATCAGCGCCCATGGCGCGTCGCCGAGCGTCCACTGACTCAGGCCGGCGATCAGCCCCGCGAGCCCGAGCGCGCCGAGCACGCCGTAGAGGGCCATGAACATGGTCCAGACGTGCGGGTGCGGCGAGAAGCGCCCGTGGAGCTGGGGCGCGGGCGGCGCGTCTTCGTCGTCGGCGTCCGGGAGCCGGACCTCGAGGTGCAGCTGCGGCGACCAGAAGTGCCGCGCCTCTTCCCGCACGCCGAGCACGGCGTGGCGGCGGAAGAGGGTGCCGGTGAGCCGTGGGTGCGCCTCGAGCAGCGGCGGGAGCGCGCCCAGCACCGCCGAGGGATCCGCGTGCGGCAGCACGAACGTCGGTCGCATGCGAGGGCGGTCCATCCGGGACATGTCGCCGCCACGCGCATCGGCGCCTTGGGATCACTCACGGATCGAGCGCGGCCAGGCGGCGCTCGAGGAAGCGGCGCTCGACGTCGTTGTTCACCAGGGCGAGGGCCGCGCGGTAGGCGCCGCGCGCCTCCTCGGTGCGCCCGAGCCGACGGAGGAGCTCCCCGCGCGCGGCGGGCAGCAGGTGGTAGTGGGCCAGGGTCCCGCGGGCGGCGAGCGCGTCGAGCAGGCGCAGGCCCTCCTCTTCGTCGCCGTTCATCGCGATCGCGACAGCGCGGTTCAGCTCGACCACGGGCGACGGCTCGAGGCGGAGGAGCACGTGATAGAGCCCCGCGATCTGGCGCCAGTCGGTGTCGGCGGGGCGCTCGGCCTGGGCGTGCAGCGCCGCGATCGCGGCCTGGATCGCGTAGCCTCGCGGGGGCCGCTCCCGCAGCCCCTCCTCGACCAACGGCAGCGCGCGGGCGATCTGCGCCCGGTCCCACAGGCCCCGGTCCTGGTCCTCGAGGAGCACGAGCTCTCCGAGCGCGTCGACCCGCGCGTGGCGGCGCGCGTCGTGGAGCAGCATGAGCGCGAGCAGGCCCTTCGGACCCGGCTCCCTCGGCAACAGCGTGCTGACCAGCTCCGCGAGCCGGATCGCGGTCCCGCAGAGATCCTTGCGAACGAGCGCGTCCCCGGCGGTGGCCGCGTAGCCCTCGTTGAAGACCAGATAGAGCGCGTGCAGCACCGCGTCGATCCGCTCCGGGAGCTCCTCGGGGGCCGGCACGCGGTAGGGGATCCTCGCCCCGCGGATCTTCTTCTTCACCCGGACCAGGCGCTGCGCCATCGCCTTCTCGTCGACGAGGAAGGCGCGCGCGATCTCGGGCGTGGTCAGGCCGCAGATGGCGCGGAGCGTGAGCGCGATCTGCGCGTCGGCGGCGATCGCGGGGTGGCAGCAGGTGAAGACCAGCCGCAGCATGTCGTCGCGCGGCCCGAGCTCGAGCAGCTCGTCCGCCGCCGGCGCGAAGGCGCTCTCGATGTCCGCGACCGCCTTCAGCTCCGCGCGCTTGTCGGCGAAGCTGCGGCTGCGGCGGATGCGGTCGATGGCCTTGTTGCGCGCCGCGCGGAGCAGCCACGCGCGGGGCTCGTCGGGGAGGCCCTCGGCGGGCCACTGGCTGAGCGCCGCCTCGAAGGCCTCGTGAACCACCTCCTCGGCGCGGTCGAAGTCGCCGAGGAGACGGATGAGCGGCGCGACGATCCGACCGTGCTCTTCGCGATAGAGCCGATCGACCTCGGCGCGCACGCTCATGAGGGCGCGGTCAGTCAAACGTCATGATGGGGCGGATCTCGATGGATCCGTTGCGCGCCGCGGGGATCTTCGCCGCGATGCTGCAGGCCTCGTCGAGGTCCGGCGCCTCGATGAGGTAGTAGCCGCCGAGCTGCTCGCGGGTCTCCGCGAAGGGGCCGTCGGTCTTGACCGTCTTGCCGTCCCGGACCCGGACCGTGGTGGCCGTGTCGACGGGCTCGAGGGCCTCACCCCCCTTGAAGTGCCCCGACTTCACGATGCCCTCGGTGAAGGTGCCGTACTCGGCGATGACCGCCTGCATCTCCTCCGGCGTCATGTCCTTGGCGACCTTCTCGTCCTCGTAGATCAACAACAGATATTGCATGTCTTCCCCTTTGGTGAAGGATACCCGTTTCTCAGCTCGCCGGGGTGATCACCCCGAGCACGGCGCCCGTGGGGTCCGAGAACATGCCGAAGCGCCCGACGCCCGGCACGTCCATCAGCTCGCCGAGCTTCTTCGCCCCGTTCCGCTCGGCGCGCGCGACCGCGTCGTCGGCGTTCTCGACCGTCACGTACTGCAGCCACATGCTCGGGATCTCGGCCGTCGGCTTCTTCATCAGGCCGCCGCGCATCGCGTCGCCGTTCTTCAGCACGAAGTAGGTGCCGTTCGGCATCTCCATCGAGTCGTTGGTCCAGCCGAGCACGCCCTCGTAGAAGGCGAGCAGCTTCTCGGGGTCGTTCGCCCACAGCTCGTTCCAGTGCCAGCTGCCCGGCCCTTCCGTCGCGGGAGGCTCACCCTCGGCCGCGTGGAACAGCACGAGCGCGGCGCCCTCGGGATCGGTGATCGGCTGCATGCGACCCACCGTCGGCACGTCGAACGCGTCGGCCAGGAGCTTGCCGCCGTGCTTCACCACCTTCTTCGCGGTGGCGTCGACGTCCTTCACCGAGACGTAGCTGAGCCAGTGACTCGGCACGCCCTCCTGCTGAGGCTTGGTCAGCCCGGCGACGCTCGTCTCGCCGTGCATCAGCAGGGTGTAGTCGAACCCCGGCATCTCGGCGTCCTTCGCCTTCCAGGGCAGCGTCTCCGGGTAGAACGCCTTGGCGCGCTCGACCTCCGCAGTGACCAATTCGAACCAGTTGAACTTACCGTAATCGTAGGACATTTGTCGTTCCTCCCGTTGTCTCGCCTTCTCGGCTTCATCCCCTGGTCGAACGGGCTCCGCGAGAATCGACACGCCTGATGATTTTTTTCTCGAGGCAGCGCGAAACCCGGGCTGGGTAGCCGTGAAACGACGAGCTTGGAACCTCGGCCCGGCGCCGCTGTCCTTCGCGCATGGCGCGAGAGGCATGGACGATCGGGCTGTTCGTGGCGGGGGTGACGCTCGCGTCGATCGCCGCGCTCGACTGGCTGGGGTACGCGGCGTTTCTCTTCCGGGCGGGGCTTCCGTGAGGGGCGACCTGCGGTGGATGGAAGAGCTGATCCGGATCGGTGACCCGCTCACGCTGGGGCTGACGGCCTGGCTCTGCGTCGCGCTCTTCGCGTCGGGGTTCGCGCTCGTCGCGACCCGGCGCGCGTGGCCGGTCGCACTGAGCGCGACGATCCTGACGACGTTCCTGGTCGCGTCGGTGGCGGCGCTGGCGTGGCAGCGCTGGCAGATGGTCAGGGTTTTCACGAGGGAGGCGGAGCCAGGCCTGTTCTGGTGGGGGATCGCGGCCAGCTGGGAGATCACCACCGCGCATCTGCTCGGGCCGGCGCTGGTCCTCGCGGCGCCGTGCACGCTCCTCGCGCTGGGGCGCGTGAAGCCGGGCGCCCGCGGGTTCTGCGCCGCCGCGGCCGTGCTCGTCGCCGCGGCCGGCGCGAGCCACGTCGTCGCGATGCACGGGCTGTGGCGTGGGTTCTTGCGGATTGGATGCGAGCCGTTCTGGACCCGCGTGGCGGCCGAGATCGCAGGCTTCTCGCACGCAGCGCCGTGGCGGGAGGCCGCGCTGGTCGCCGTGGCGATCGCGACCTTCGGCGCGCTGCTCGTCTCGCGGCTCCGCAGCGGGCGACGCTCGAGCCCGTCCGCGCGAGCGCTGGCGGCGGTCGTGTTCGTGGTCGGCGCGCTCGGCTTCGGCCTGACACGAGGCCACGCCCACGACGCGCGCAACGCCCGCTCGCTGAGGAGCGACTCGATGCCGTCCCGGCTCGACCTGCCCACGGTCCCCGAGGCGCAGAGAGACCGCTGCGAGAGAGACGCGTACGGCCCCACCCTGGAGATCGACGCGGCCGGCGAGGCCCGGCTCGACGGCGTGGCGCGCGATCCGGAGGCGGTGGTCGAGCATCTGTCCACGCTGCGCCGCAACTGGAGCGTCTTGCATCCGCGGGAGCCGTTCGACGGCCGGCTGTACCTCGTGGCGCCCAAGGCGTGGCCGGAGGCGGCCGCGCGATGGCTCACCCGAGCCAAGTCGGCAGGATGGACCGAGGTCGCCGACCTCTACCTGGACGTGGAGCTCGTGCGCACGCGGACGATGGGTGAGGTGCGGGTGGAGCGCCGCTGCGCGGTGGCCCGTCGACCGGTGTCGCGCTGATCGCTCACGGCGCTGGCGGACAAGCCGGCGCGGAGGCTCCCAGCGCGGCGGCCTGCGCGCGGACGGCGTCGAGCGTCACGGGACCACCGACGCCGGCGCGCAGGCGCGCGATGCGCGAGCGCTGCGCCGCGATGGCTTGTCGAACCTGGTCGTTGGTGGCGGCCTGCTCCGCCCGATCGAGGTCGGGCGCGAGGCGCGCGAGGGTGACGGAGACGGCGTGCGGCGTCGCCGCGTCGCCGAGCCGATCGAGGGAGAGCCGCGTGGCGGCGACGAGCGAGGGCGCGACGTCGACGCCGCGGTCGGCGCAGCGGCGGTAGTGGAGCGGGGTGCCGCGTCCGGTGCGCTCTCGGGCCCGCGCGAGGGGGAAGCAGAGGCGGTGTCGACGCGGGTCGGTGGCGTAGGCCCGCTCGAGCGCGGGGCGCGCGCCCTCGGCGTCGCCGCTCGCGAGCAGCGCGAGGCCGAGCAGCTCCCGCGCGTCGTTGGATCCGGGCGCCAGCGCCGCCAGACGGCGCGCGCTCTCGGTCGCGTCCACGCCGAGGCGGAGCTGGGCGCGGGTCAGGCCGGCCCACGCGCGGTCGTCGCGCGGGGAGGCCTCGATCGCCGCGCGGTACGCCTCGGCCGCCGCGCTCGGGTCCGCTGCGCGCGCCGCGCGTACGCCGTCCGCGTAGGGATCGGCGGGCGGCCCCTCCTCGGAGCACGCCGCCGCCATCAGGGCGAGCGAGGCGAGGATCGCGAGGCGGCGGCGCACCGTCCGAGGGTACGACACCCGCGGCGATCCGGCTCGACCCGCGACTACGCCGCGCTGCCCTTGCGCGAGCCCTTCGCCTTCTTGGAGGGCGTCGGGCCGCTCTTCATGACGAAGCGGTGGTCCTCCACGAGCTTCAGGAGATCGAACGCGCTCACGATGCCGACGACCTTCTTCTCGTGGGTCACGACGACGTGGTGGAGCTTCTGCTTGCGCATGATGCGGGCCGCGACGCTGGCGTCGTTGTAGGCCGGCACGGCGCGCACGCCCTCGGTCATGAGCTGGGAGATGTGCGCGCCGCCGGGGTGCTCGGCGACGAGGTCGGTGCTGGTGACGATGCCGACGGCCTCGCCGCTCGGGCCCACGACGGGCACGGCCGAGATCTTGTTTCGCTGCATGAGACCGCGGACGTGATCCACGGTGTGGTGCGGCTCCGCGGTGATCACTCGCTTGGCCATGACGTCGCTGACTTTGGCGTTCATCTCGATGGGGCTCCTTCTCGGGGCTCCCCAGGTACGCCCCCGCGCGCGGTTGTCACCAAGGGGAGGCGACACGAAAAAGAGCGCCCCGGCGAACCGAGGCGCTCTCGAGTTGGAGAGGGGCTCCGATCAGCGGTCGATGGTGTCGGCCGAGGGGCCGCTGTCGCGCTGCTCGATGTCGCCGCTCGGGATGTTGAACTCCACGCGGCGGTTCTGCGCGTGCTCCGCCGTCGTGCTCGCGTTCTCCACCACGGGGCGGTCCGGGCCGTAGCCGTGCGCCTCGAGGCGGCTCGCGTCGACGTCGCCGCGCTCGACGAGGAACTCGACGACCGCCTCCGCGCGCTGCTGACTGAGGGTCATGTTGCGCTCGCGGCGGCCGCGCGCGTCGGTGTGGCCCTCCACGCTGATCCGCGCGATCTCGGGGTGGGCGTTGATGACCCGCGCGACGTTCAGCAGCAGCGCGAAGCTGCGGCGCTGGATGGTCGCGCGGTTCGTGCGGAAGTAGACGTGGTCGAGGATCTCCAGCCGGCCGTCCTCGATGACGACCTGCTGCTCCTCGGCGCAGCCGTGGTTCTCGACCGGGCCGGGCTCGTCGGGGCAGTTGTCCCGGCGGTCGACCACGGTGTCGCCGTCGCGGTCCGCGTCGGGGCAGCCGCGGTTCTCGACCACGCCCGGCTCGTTGACGCACTCGTCGGCCGCGTCGAGCACTCCGTCGCCGTCGTTGTCCGGGTCGGGGCAGCCGTCCTCGTCCTCGTGCTGGTCGACGTCCTCGGGGTCGTCGGGGCACTGGTCGGCGACGTCGTTCAGGCCGTCGCCGTCACGGTCGCCCACCTCGTCGGGGCAGCCGTCCGCGTCGTCGACCTCGTTGACCGTCTCCGGCTCCATCGGGCACTCGTCGGGCTCGTCGAGGATGCCGTCGCCGTCGTTGTCCGGGTCGGGGCAGCCGTCCTCGTCCTCGAAGCTGTCGACGTCCTCGGGCTGGTCTCGGCACTGGTCCACCGAGTCCATGATCCCGTCGCCGTCGCGGTCTCCGTCGACCTCGTCCTCCGGCTCGGGCATGGCCCAGCCGACGGTGGCGATGAGGCGCAGGTCGGGGCTGCCGAAGCCGCGCGCGAGGCCGGGGCCAGCCGCGAGGCCCGCGACGACGCCGCTCTCGTGGAAGAACTTCGCGCCGCCCGTGGCCTCGACCGCGGTGCCGTCACGCTCGCCGATGAGGGCGAACGCGGTCGCGCCGTAGACCTGCGCGACCAGGTCGAGGTGGGTGCGCGGCGCGCTCTCGTCGCGCCAGACCGCGTAGCCGAGGCCGAGCCCGTAGGTGAGCTCGTGGCGGAACTGGAGGTTGGTCATCGCGCTGGTCTCCTCGCGGACCAGGGCGCCGACGTTCAGCACGATGCGCAGATCGTCGGTCGGGCGGAGCTCGCCGAGCAGCTCGGGGTGCAGGGTGAGGAAGGGTTCGCCGCGGTAGCTCCCGTCGATCGAGGTCGGGAAGGTGCCCGTGACCTGCAGGCCGAGGGTGCCGGGGTCCTCGTCCTCGCCGAAGAGCCGGACGCGCGCGCCGAGATAGGCGTCCCCGAGGCCGGCGCCGTCGGCGACGGGCGCGCCGACCCGCATCGCCTCCATCTCGCTCGCGCCGTCCATCACCATCGTGATGGGCAGCCCCGCGAAGATCACGAGCCGATCGAAGAGCCCGAAGCCGAGCCCGAGGGTGCCGTTGAGCTGATGCTCGACGATCGAGAACTCCTCGGAGCCGGTGTCGCCACGCATGCCCTCCCACACGAGCGGGTTGAGGCCGTAGTCGACGTGGAGCTGCGCGCTGAGGCGCACGTGCCCGAAGTCACCAGGCCTGCTCAGGTGGAAGTCGTCTTCGGTCGTCTCCGACGCGCGGAAGCGGTTGAGGGTGCCCGACTGGGCGCTGGCGAGCCCAGGCGCGAGGAGCGCCAAGAGGAGCGCGGAGAGGGTGAGCGTTCGGAGCTGAAGCATGAAGGTGGTCCCCTGATCTCTCGAGGTCGATGGGAGCGAAGTTCGTGATGCGCGCCCGCTCGAGCGGGCGCGCGCGGCCCTAGCGGCGGCGCCGGAGGAAGAGGCCCGCCATCGCGAGCGCGAGGAAGATGCCGGCGGGGAGACTACCGCGTCCCGGGGTCGCGGCGCAGAGGGCGCCGCCCGACAGGCCGCCACCGGTGACCGGCCCGTCGTCCTCGGGGTCGAGGTAGTCGGGGATGCCGTCGCCGTCGCCGTCCTGCGCGTCGTCGGGGTTGCCGTCGCCGTTCGGGTCGCCGTTCTCGTCGGCCGTCGGGACGCCGTCGCCGTCGTCGTCGGGGTCGAGGTAGTCGGGCGTGCCGTCGCCGTCGGTGTCCTGGGTGGGCGGCCCCTCGAAGCGCGTGTGGATGCCGTCACCGTCGTCGTCGACGTCGAGCACGTCGATGATGCCGTCGCCGTCGGTGTCGGGGTTGGTCGCCGCGGTCCCGTCGAGCGTCGGGTCGTAGGCGTCGTCGAGCCCGTCGCCGTTCGTGTCCATGCCGCTCGGCGTCACGTCGGGCACGCCGTCGCCGTCCGCGTCGTGGGCCTCGGTCGCGTCCGGGGCGCCGTCGCCGTCGGAGTCGGTGTCCTGGAAGTCCGGCGTGCCGTCCATGTCGGTGTCCGGGACCGGCAGCGCCGTGCCGCCCGCGCCCATGTCCACCACGTCGGCGAAGCCGTTGCCGTCCGCGTCCGCGTCGTCGTCGATGCGGCCGTCGCCGTCCGCGTCGAAGCTCGCGCCGCCGCCCTCGACCACGTCGAGCAGGCCGTCGCCGTCCGCGTCGAGGTCGTAGGCGTCGCCGCGTCCGTCACCGTCGGTGTCGCCCGCGCCCTCCACCGAGTCGGCGATGCCGTCGTCGTCGGAGTCGAGGTCGAGGCGGTTCGGGACGCCGTCGCCGTCGGAGTCGGGCCCGGCCGCCTCTTCGTCGGCGGTCGGGATCCCGTCGCCGTCGTCGTCGGTGTCGTCGTAGTCGGGCATGCCGTCACCGTCGCTGTCGGGGCAGTCACCCGCGGCCGGAGAGGCCGGGGCCGGGCACTCGACCGAGTCGATCACGCCGTCCATGTCGGTGTCGGCCGGGGAGAAGGTCGGGTCCATGTAGTCGAGGATGCCGTTGTCGTCCTCGTCACGGTCGCCGCCGCTCTCGGTGCGGTCGCTCGCCCCGTCGCCGTCGGTGTCGTCGTCGTACCAGTTCGGGAGCCCGTCCTCGTCGATGTCCGTCGGATCCGTCGCCGGGCCCGTGTAGTCCATCGCGTCCTGACGCTCGGTGGCGGTGGTCATGCCGTCGCCGTCGTCGTCGGGATCCTGGAAGTTCGGGGTCCCGTCCATGTCGAGGTCCGGGGTCGGCGCCGGAACGCCGATCACGCCGCCGCACGCCGCCGCGTCCACGCAGTCCGCGTCGAAGGCGTCGTCGAGGCCGTCGCCGTCGGTGTCCACGCCGCTCGGCGTCGTGTCGGCCACTCCGTCGAAGTCGGCGTCGTGCCCTTCGATGGCGTCGTCGATGCCGTCGCCGTCCGCGTCGCTCGAGAGGTAGTCGGGGGTGCCGTCCATGTCCGAGTCCGCGCAGCTCG
Above is a genomic segment from Sandaracinaceae bacterium containing:
- a CDS encoding RNA polymerase sigma factor, whose product is MTDRALMSVRAEVDRLYREEHGRIVAPLIRLLGDFDRAEEVVHEAFEAALSQWPAEGLPDEPRAWLLRAARNKAIDRIRRSRSFADKRAELKAVADIESAFAPAADELLELGPRDDMLRLVFTCCHPAIAADAQIALTLRAICGLTTPEIARAFLVDEKAMAQRLVRVKKKIRGARIPYRVPAPEELPERIDAVLHALYLVFNEGYAATAGDALVRKDLCGTAIRLAELVSTLLPREPGPKGLLALMLLHDARRHARVDALGELVLLEDQDRGLWDRAQIARALPLVEEGLRERPPRGYAIQAAIAALHAQAERPADTDWRQIAGLYHVLLRLEPSPVVELNRAVAIAMNGDEEEGLRLLDALAARGTLAHYHLLPAARGELLRRLGRTEEARGAYRAALALVNNDVERRFLERRLAALDP
- a CDS encoding YciI family protein — protein: MQYLLLIYEDEKVAKDMTPEEMQAVIAEYGTFTEGIVKSGHFKGGEALEPVDTATTVRVRDGKTVKTDGPFAETREQLGGYYLIEAPDLDEACSIAAKIPAARNGSIEIRPIMTFD
- a CDS encoding VOC family protein, with protein sequence MSYDYGKFNWFELVTAEVERAKAFYPETLPWKAKDAEMPGFDYTLLMHGETSVAGLTKPQQEGVPSHWLSYVSVKDVDATAKKVVKHGGKLLADAFDVPTVGRMQPITDPEGAALVLFHAAEGEPPATEGPGSWHWNELWANDPEKLLAFYEGVLGWTNDSMEMPNGTYFVLKNGDAMRGGLMKKPTAEIPSMWLQYVTVENADDAVARAERNGAKKLGELMDVPGVGRFGMFSDPTGAVLGVITPAS
- a CDS encoding CBS domain-containing protein; its protein translation is MNAKVSDVMAKRVITAEPHHTVDHVRGLMQRNKISAVPVVGPSGEAVGIVTSTDLVAEHPGGAHISQLMTEGVRAVPAYNDASVAARIMRKQKLHHVVVTHEKKVVGIVSAFDLLKLVEDHRFVMKSGPTPSKKAKGSRKGSAA
- a CDS encoding OmpA family protein yields the protein MLQLRTLTLSALLLALLAPGLASAQSGTLNRFRASETTEDDFHLSRPGDFGHVRLSAQLHVDYGLNPLVWEGMRGDTGSEEFSIVEHQLNGTLGLGFGLFDRLVIFAGLPITMVMDGASEMEAMRVGAPVADGAGLGDAYLGARVRLFGEDEDPGTLGLQVTGTFPTSIDGSYRGEPFLTLHPELLGELRPTDDLRIVLNVGALVREETSAMTNLQFRHELTYGLGLGYAVWRDESAPRTHLDLVAQVYGATAFALIGERDGTAVEATGGAKFFHESGVVAGLAAGPGLARGFGSPDLRLIATVGWAMPEPEDEVDGDRDGDGIMDSVDQCRDQPEDVDSFEDEDGCPDPDNDGDGILDEPDECPMEPETVNEVDDADGCPDEVGDRDGDGLNDVADQCPDDPEDVDQHEDEDGCPDPDNDGDGVLDAADECVNEPGVVENRGCPDADRDGDTVVDRRDNCPDEPGPVENHGCAEEQQVVIEDGRLEILDHVYFRTNRATIQRRSFALLLNVARVINAHPEIARISVEGHTDARGRRERNMTLSQQRAEAVVEFLVERGDVDASRLEAHGYGPDRPVVENASTTAEHAQNRRVEFNIPSGDIEQRDSGPSADTIDR